In Leopardus geoffroyi isolate Oge1 chromosome D1, O.geoffroyi_Oge1_pat1.0, whole genome shotgun sequence, a single window of DNA contains:
- the SMPD1 gene encoding sphingomyelin phosphodiesterase isoform X2: protein MPRHGVSPGQGHRRSGPEQESDRTRGSPRLRLLWMGLPLILALVLWAPAGAHPLPVQSQHVGRLVPQLRDAFGWWNLTCPVCKSLFTAIDFGLKKESGVEWVGSIATKLCKLLKIAPPAVCQSTVQLFEDDVVEVWTRSVLSPSEACGLLLGSTCGHWDVFSSWNISLPAVPKPAPQPPKPPAPGAPVSRVLFLTDLHWDHDYLEGTDPDCENPLCCRQDSGLPPASRPGAGYWGEYSKCDLPLRTLESLLSGLGPAGPFDMVYWTGDIPAHNIWHQSRQDQLRALTTVTALVKKFLGPVPVYPAVGNHESTPVNGFPPPFIEGNHSSSWLYEAMAKAWESWLPPEALHTLRIGGFYALSPRPGLRLISLNMNFCSRENFWLLINSTDPAGQLQWLVGELQAAENRGDKVHIIGHIPPGHCLKSWSWNYYRIVARYENTLAGQFFGHTHVDEFEVFYDEETLSRPLSVAFLAPSATTYIGLNPVSPPSLQVTGSTK from the exons ATGCCCCGCCATGGAGTATCTCCCGGCCAGGGCCACCGCAGGTCCGGCCCGGAGCAGGAATCGGACCGGACCCGAGGGTCCCCCAGACTGAGACTTCTGTGGATgggcctgcctctgattctggcGTTGGTTCTCTGGGCCCCGGCCGGGGCCCACCCTCTTCCCGTCCAAAGCCAACACGTCGGTCGCTTAGTGCCCCAGCTCCGTGACGCCTTTGGGTGGTGGAACCTCACCTGCCCAGTTTGCAAAAGCTTGTTCACCGCTATCGACTTTGGGCTGAAG AAGGAGTCCGGTGTGGAGTGGGTGGGCTCCATAGCCACCAAGCTCTGCAAACTGCTGAAGATAGCACCGCCCGCTGTGTGCCAGTCAACTGTCCAGCTCTTTGAAGATGATGTGGTGGAGGTGTGGACacgctcagtgctgagcccatcAGAGGCCTGTGGTCTGCTCCTGGGCTCCACTTGTGGGCACTGGGACGTCTTCTCATCTTGGAACATCTCTTTGCCAGCTGTACCAAAGCCGGCCCCACAACCACCCAAGCCCCcggccccaggcgcccctgtcagccGCGTCCTCTTTCTCACTGACCTGCACTGGGATCATGACTACCTGGAGGGCACAGATCCTGACTGTGAGAACCCACTGTGTTGCCGCCAGGATTCTGGCCTGCCACCTGCCTCCCGCCCAGGTGCTGGATACTGGGGCGAGTACAGCAAGTGTGACCTGCCCCTGCGGACCCTGGAGAGCCTGTTGAGCGGGCTGGGCCCTGCCGGCCCCTTTGATATGGTGTACTGGACAGGAGACATCCCCGCCCACAATATCTGGCACCAGTCACGTCAGGACCAGCTTCGGGCCCTGACCACTGTCACAGCCCTTGTGAAGAAGTTCTTGGGGCCAGTGCCTGTGTACCCTGCTGTGGGCAACCATGAGAGCACACCTGTCAAtggcttccctccccccttcataGAGGGCAATCACTCTTCCAGCTGGCTCTATGAGGCAATGGCCAAGGCATGGGAGTCCTGGCTCCCTCCTGAAGCCCTTCACACCCTCAG AATTGGGGGGTTCTATGCCCTTTCCCCACGCCCTGGCCTCCGCCTCATCTCTCTCAATATGAATTTTTGTTCCCGTGAGAACTTCTGGCTCTTGATCAACTCCACAGATCCTGCTGGACAGCTCCAGTGGCTGGTAGGAGAGCTTCAGGCAGCTGAGAATCGAGGAGACAAG GTACATATAATTGGCCACATCCCCCCAGGGCACTGCTTGAAAAGCTGGAGCTGGAATTATTATCGAATTGTAGCCAG GTATGAGAACACCTTGGCTGGTCAGTTCTTTGGCCACACCCACGTGGATGAGTTTGAGGTATTCTATGATGAGGAGACCCTGAGCCGGCCACTGTCTGTAGCCTTCCTGGCACCCAGTGCCACCACCTACATCGGCCTTAATCCTG TTAGCCCTCCCTCCTTGCAGGTTACCGGGTCTACCAAATAG
- the SMPD1 gene encoding sphingomyelin phosphodiesterase isoform X1: MPRHGVSPGQGHRRSGPEQESDRTRGSPRLRLLWMGLPLILALVLWAPAGAHPLPVQSQHVGRLVPQLRDAFGWWNLTCPVCKSLFTAIDFGLKKESGVEWVGSIATKLCKLLKIAPPAVCQSTVQLFEDDVVEVWTRSVLSPSEACGLLLGSTCGHWDVFSSWNISLPAVPKPAPQPPKPPAPGAPVSRVLFLTDLHWDHDYLEGTDPDCENPLCCRQDSGLPPASRPGAGYWGEYSKCDLPLRTLESLLSGLGPAGPFDMVYWTGDIPAHNIWHQSRQDQLRALTTVTALVKKFLGPVPVYPAVGNHESTPVNGFPPPFIEGNHSSSWLYEAMAKAWESWLPPEALHTLRIGGFYALSPRPGLRLISLNMNFCSRENFWLLINSTDPAGQLQWLVGELQAAENRGDKVHIIGHIPPGHCLKSWSWNYYRIVARYENTLAGQFFGHTHVDEFEVFYDEETLSRPLSVAFLAPSATTYIGLNPGYRVYQIDGNYPGSSHVVLDHETYILNLTQANEPGAIPHWQRLYRARETYGLPNALPAAWHDLVYRMRGDTQLFQTFWFLYHKGHPPSEPCGMPCRLTTLCAQLSARSDSPALCRHLVPDGSLPDVQSLQPRPSFC; this comes from the exons ATGCCCCGCCATGGAGTATCTCCCGGCCAGGGCCACCGCAGGTCCGGCCCGGAGCAGGAATCGGACCGGACCCGAGGGTCCCCCAGACTGAGACTTCTGTGGATgggcctgcctctgattctggcGTTGGTTCTCTGGGCCCCGGCCGGGGCCCACCCTCTTCCCGTCCAAAGCCAACACGTCGGTCGCTTAGTGCCCCAGCTCCGTGACGCCTTTGGGTGGTGGAACCTCACCTGCCCAGTTTGCAAAAGCTTGTTCACCGCTATCGACTTTGGGCTGAAG AAGGAGTCCGGTGTGGAGTGGGTGGGCTCCATAGCCACCAAGCTCTGCAAACTGCTGAAGATAGCACCGCCCGCTGTGTGCCAGTCAACTGTCCAGCTCTTTGAAGATGATGTGGTGGAGGTGTGGACacgctcagtgctgagcccatcAGAGGCCTGTGGTCTGCTCCTGGGCTCCACTTGTGGGCACTGGGACGTCTTCTCATCTTGGAACATCTCTTTGCCAGCTGTACCAAAGCCGGCCCCACAACCACCCAAGCCCCcggccccaggcgcccctgtcagccGCGTCCTCTTTCTCACTGACCTGCACTGGGATCATGACTACCTGGAGGGCACAGATCCTGACTGTGAGAACCCACTGTGTTGCCGCCAGGATTCTGGCCTGCCACCTGCCTCCCGCCCAGGTGCTGGATACTGGGGCGAGTACAGCAAGTGTGACCTGCCCCTGCGGACCCTGGAGAGCCTGTTGAGCGGGCTGGGCCCTGCCGGCCCCTTTGATATGGTGTACTGGACAGGAGACATCCCCGCCCACAATATCTGGCACCAGTCACGTCAGGACCAGCTTCGGGCCCTGACCACTGTCACAGCCCTTGTGAAGAAGTTCTTGGGGCCAGTGCCTGTGTACCCTGCTGTGGGCAACCATGAGAGCACACCTGTCAAtggcttccctccccccttcataGAGGGCAATCACTCTTCCAGCTGGCTCTATGAGGCAATGGCCAAGGCATGGGAGTCCTGGCTCCCTCCTGAAGCCCTTCACACCCTCAG AATTGGGGGGTTCTATGCCCTTTCCCCACGCCCTGGCCTCCGCCTCATCTCTCTCAATATGAATTTTTGTTCCCGTGAGAACTTCTGGCTCTTGATCAACTCCACAGATCCTGCTGGACAGCTCCAGTGGCTGGTAGGAGAGCTTCAGGCAGCTGAGAATCGAGGAGACAAG GTACATATAATTGGCCACATCCCCCCAGGGCACTGCTTGAAAAGCTGGAGCTGGAATTATTATCGAATTGTAGCCAG GTATGAGAACACCTTGGCTGGTCAGTTCTTTGGCCACACCCACGTGGATGAGTTTGAGGTATTCTATGATGAGGAGACCCTGAGCCGGCCACTGTCTGTAGCCTTCCTGGCACCCAGTGCCACCACCTACATCGGCCTTAATCCTG GTTACCGGGTCTACCAAATAGATGGCAACTATCCGGGAAGCTCTCATGTGGTCCTAGATCATGAGACCTACATCCTGAACCTGACACAGGCTAATGAGCCAGGAGCCATACCACACTGGCAGCGTCTTTATAGAGCTCGAGAAACCTACGGGTTGCCCAATGCACTGCCTGCCGCCTGGCATGATCTGGTGTACCGCATGCGGGGTGACACACAACTTTTCCAGACCTTCTGGTTTCTCTACCATAAGGGCCACCCCCCCTCAGAGCCCTGTGGCATGCCCTGCCGCCTGACTACACTGTGTGCCCAGCTCTCAGCTCGCTCGGATAGCCCTGCTCTATGTCGCCATCTGGTGCCAGATGGAAGCCTCCCTGATGTCCAGAGCCTGCAGCCAAGGCCATCTTTCTGCTAG